One Bombilactobacillus folatiphilus genomic window, CATATAACAAATCAATTTTATCAGCCAACGCTAAAATTTGACCCTCTAAGGTTTCATCCTTGCCTTCACCTAAACGACGTTGAAAACGTTCTTGTAAATTTTGGGGAATTTCCTTTTGAATAAAATTATCTGTCATATCGTCTTCGACCTGCGCCAACATCGCCCGCAACTGTTTAGTTGCATACTTAACCGGCGTCTGAATATCACCAATAAACCGTTCGGTGTAATCATGATTCAATGCTTTTTCATATAATGACTGCCAATTAATTGTTTGACCATGAAGCTCTTCCACATCACCCAAAATCTGAGCAATTTCCGCCACTTTAAACGAATGTGCAGCAACACTATGTGTTTGATATTTAAAATGCCCTGGTGCACGGTCAATCGTTTCTAAATCCGTCAGGCCTTGAATAAATTGATGTAAACCCATAATTTTATCCCCTTCTCGTAAAATTTGCATTATCTTACAACAGCTGCCAGCTAGATGCAAACACTAAAGCCGCATACAAAAAGAGCCGAACTATCTCTTCAATAGTTCAGCCATTATTAATACCAGCTATCAATCACTTGTGTATAAGCGTCCACTTGGTCCCAAGCAGCCTTTTCACTGGTAGCACTCGTGCCAATATAATTCTTAATTTTGGGTTCTGTACCCGAAGGTCGAATGGCAATCCAAGTTCCGTCCGCCAAAATAAATTTCAAAACGTCAGCCTGTGGCAAAGTCAACTTAGTTTTTGTCCCATCACTATTTTGTTGCTCACCAGACAGAAAATCTTGCACACTAACTACGGACACGCCATTAATCTCCTGCCAATCATCTGTTCGAAAATGCTGCATTAAAGACTGCATTTTAGCAGAACCATCCACACCCGTAAATGTTTTGGAAATCGTCTTCTCCTTAAAATAACCATACTTTTGATAAACTGCTTGCAAACCATCATACAAAGTCATCTGCTGACTCTTATAAAAAGCAGCCACTTCCGCTAATAATAAACTAGCTTGTAAAGCATCTTTATCTCGGACAAAGGGTTGAATCAAGTAACCATAACTTTCTTCAAAACCAAATAAAAAGGTATGCTCACCAGTGTCTTGAAAATGTTGAATTTGTTCGGCGATAAATTTAAAACCAGTCAAGACATTGATCATTTCAACCCCATAGTGTTCCGCAATTTTGGTTGCCAATTCGGTGGAGACAATTGACTTGACTACCGCGGCATTAGCTGGCAAACAATGCTGATTTTGTTTAGTTCGTAAAATATATTCCAA contains:
- a CDS encoding YfbR-like 5'-deoxynucleotidase — translated: MGLHQFIQGLTDLETIDRAPGHFKYQTHSVAAHSFKVAEIAQILGDVEELHGQTINWQSLYEKALNHDYTERFIGDIQTPVKYATKQLRAMLAQVEDDMTDNFIQKEIPQNLQERFQRRLGEGKDETLEGQILALADKIDLLYESFGEIEKGNPDNVFIEIFSESLKTITQYPDLACGQYFVHDILPELLNEDFASREQLIQISREILQSI